One part of the Bacteroidia bacterium genome encodes these proteins:
- a CDS encoding molybdopterin cofactor-binding domain-containing protein: protein MRKRKLTATPLTHVKRRDFLKVSSLATTGLLIGFHLGCEEEEKFTGPIVDFTPNVFLNINNRGEILITAHRSEFGQGVRTSLPMIVADELEADWEKVKIVQAEGDEDKYGNQNTDGSFSIRMFYEPMRKAGAAARMMLEQAAADMWQVDVSECQAENHFVKHTGSSKKLSFAKLAEAAKALEIPKAEDIKLKDKKDFKYIGKNMPIVDLQDIVSGQAEYGMDVKMDGMKIAMIERCPVAGIGVKSLDDAAAKAVDGVYKIYTMPAPGFPTGLDKPLGGVVVIADNTWAAMKARKALDIEWDSGSNTSYDSQDYLDTMAKRSRKKGTIQRESGNVKKALRKSDQVLSSTYRVPHLAHATMEPPCALVHFDSAKNFCEIWAPTQHPQWARGAVAGALGLELDQVKVNVTLVGGGFGRKSKPDFVVEAAMIAKETGFPIKLIWSREDDIRHDFYHALSVQHVEVGLDENKQVQAWHHRTVFPSIGGTSVPKLAEPSPGELGLGFIDLPLEIPNICLETQKSEAQVRIGWLRSVSNIQHAFAICTMMDEIAEAREMDPIENSLDLLGKGRNIDVKSMFEGFENYGEALEDYPWNTERLSGVVKLVKEKSGWGKTLPEGSGMGFAVHRSFLTYVACVAQVKVDDKGNIEIPEIHYAVDCGTVVNPDSLRNQFEGGAVFGTSIALKSAITLKNGAVEQSNFHDYLLARMMDAPSEVHVHLVESDEKPTGVGEPPVPPVIPAICNAIYKATGQRVKNLPASLEMG from the coding sequence ATGCGTAAACGAAAACTCACTGCCACTCCCCTCACCCATGTCAAAAGACGTGATTTCTTAAAAGTTAGCTCCTTAGCTACTACCGGACTATTGATCGGATTCCATTTGGGATGTGAAGAAGAGGAGAAATTTACGGGTCCCATAGTGGATTTTACCCCTAATGTTTTTCTCAACATCAATAATCGGGGAGAAATCCTGATCACAGCTCATAGATCAGAGTTTGGGCAGGGAGTCCGTACCAGCCTTCCTATGATTGTGGCGGATGAGTTGGAAGCAGACTGGGAAAAGGTAAAGATCGTACAGGCCGAAGGGGATGAAGACAAGTATGGCAATCAGAATACCGACGGTTCATTCAGTATCCGCATGTTTTATGAGCCGATGAGAAAGGCGGGAGCAGCTGCCAGAATGATGTTGGAGCAAGCCGCAGCCGATATGTGGCAAGTCGATGTTTCAGAATGCCAGGCTGAAAATCATTTCGTCAAGCATACAGGAAGTAGCAAAAAGCTCAGCTTTGCCAAGCTGGCAGAAGCAGCAAAAGCCCTGGAGATTCCCAAAGCGGAAGATATTAAACTCAAGGATAAAAAAGATTTCAAATACATTGGCAAAAACATGCCTATCGTGGATTTACAGGATATCGTATCGGGTCAGGCCGAATATGGTATGGATGTAAAAATGGATGGGATGAAAATTGCGATGATAGAACGCTGCCCGGTTGCGGGTATAGGCGTAAAAAGTCTGGATGATGCTGCCGCCAAAGCTGTAGATGGTGTCTATAAAATTTATACCATGCCAGCTCCCGGCTTTCCGACAGGTTTGGATAAACCCTTAGGAGGTGTGGTCGTGATTGCTGATAATACCTGGGCAGCCATGAAAGCCCGAAAGGCTTTGGATATTGAATGGGATTCTGGTAGCAATACCTCTTATGATTCTCAGGATTATTTGGATACAATGGCAAAGCGAAGCCGCAAGAAAGGTACAATTCAGCGAGAATCAGGGAATGTAAAAAAAGCCCTTCGCAAATCGGATCAGGTACTTTCATCTACCTATCGCGTTCCGCATCTCGCACATGCAACTATGGAACCTCCTTGTGCACTGGTTCATTTTGATTCTGCAAAGAATTTCTGTGAGATATGGGCTCCGACTCAACACCCGCAATGGGCTCGTGGAGCAGTAGCTGGTGCTTTAGGCCTGGAGTTGGATCAGGTAAAAGTAAATGTTACCCTTGTCGGAGGAGGATTTGGGCGAAAGTCCAAACCGGATTTTGTAGTAGAAGCTGCCATGATTGCCAAAGAAACCGGCTTCCCCATCAAACTTATCTGGAGCCGCGAAGATGATATTCGCCATGACTTTTACCATGCGCTATCTGTACAGCATGTCGAAGTAGGTTTGGATGAAAACAAGCAGGTTCAAGCCTGGCATCACAGAACCGTTTTCCCTTCAATTGGAGGGACTTCTGTACCCAAACTTGCGGAACCATCTCCTGGTGAGCTAGGATTGGGATTCATTGATTTGCCTTTGGAGATTCCCAACATTTGTTTGGAAACTCAAAAGTCCGAAGCTCAGGTACGAATTGGCTGGCTACGTTCAGTCTCCAATATTCAACATGCATTTGCCATCTGCACCATGATGGACGAAATAGCAGAAGCCAGAGAAATGGATCCCATAGAAAACAGCCTGGACTTACTCGGCAAAGGTCGAAACATTGATGTAAAATCTATGTTCGAAGGCTTCGAAAACTATGGAGAAGCTCTGGAAGATTATCCCTGGAATACAGAAAGACTATCAGGTGTAGTGAAATTGGTCAAGGAAAAATCGGGCTGGGGCAAAACGCTGCCTGAAGGAAGCGGGATGGGCTTTGCGGTTCATAGAAGCTTCCTGACCTATGTGGCTTGTGTCGCTCAGGTAAAAGTCGATGATAAAGGAAATATTGAAATTCCAGAGATTCATTATGCGGTGGATTGCGGAACGGTTGTGAATCCGGATTCTCTCAGGAATCAATTTGAGGGAGGAGCCGTTTTCGGGACCAGTATTGCATTGAAAAGTGCGATTACCTTAAAAAATGGTGCTGTCGAGCAAAGCAATTTCCATGATTACCTATTAGCAAGGATGATGGACGCTCCTTCAGAGGTTCATGTCCACCTGGTAGAAAGTGATGAAAAACCAACGGGAGTTGGAGAGCCTCCGGTTCCACCGGTTATTCCAGCCATTTGCAATGCCATTTATAAGGCCACAGGGCAAAGGGTGAAAAATCTTCCAGCATCCCTGGAAATGGGCTGA
- a CDS encoding GNAT family N-acetyltransferase — MSCKIEYYQNQEVLEIASIDEYVLEWGNLLSKQDKFTALQNPAFVYTWYRHYFESYSPLLVLAKNEEGRIIAVLPLAVCRKHKYVVCAGNELAEYHGWIASPEYEAEFLLKSLKLLKETLSFKDWQLNWLAPGTNLSWLNEKELAKEGIYFLTEEIIDPLWNLNDPAKLRKIRKRANVKRCFKQYEARGDFRYERILDKERMEELLNEFAKQSDFKKEAIFNRRLFENDPHIKDFLIDMQDYPDMNHFSVLWLDDKPIGFNHGVVEGNQMCLAGYTSYDPSESRNSPGKLHLIELARISTEEGYERIDLTPGKDAYKSRFANESREVQKIDFYFSKKEFLKARLERKIKEISTTALGQMGISQYDLKFWKIDFLAWIDEVNTLGIGPSLKRIGSWFNNSEETEVYKAIDMRRESEKMELPEGYEILKNDYHCLLEYEGGKGLVPRRELFQEALNRFARGDDFYSLVKDSKIVFAAWLRNGKYALRFPGTLHDHQFPEASRIVYDPKSYQSDFNTDTLFPFYEFIVQDCLDRGFVELYFAFASRAELSDRFKELRDLRKYLQIEDRRLLRIFGHSLAKDYTIKDEILSDSKTEPNPSSSHKRTKGRGRRNLEKQVG, encoded by the coding sequence ATGAGCTGCAAAATTGAGTATTATCAGAATCAAGAGGTTCTGGAAATAGCGTCAATTGATGAGTATGTACTGGAATGGGGAAATCTACTAAGCAAGCAGGATAAGTTTACTGCCCTACAGAATCCCGCATTTGTCTACACCTGGTATAGACACTACTTTGAGAGCTATTCACCTCTACTTGTTCTTGCAAAGAATGAAGAAGGCAGAATAATCGCTGTTTTACCCCTCGCCGTATGCAGAAAACATAAGTATGTGGTATGTGCAGGTAATGAACTTGCAGAGTATCACGGATGGATAGCAAGTCCTGAATATGAGGCTGAATTTCTACTCAAAAGCCTCAAACTCCTGAAAGAAACTTTGTCCTTTAAAGACTGGCAGCTGAACTGGCTGGCACCTGGTACAAATCTTAGTTGGCTTAATGAGAAGGAATTGGCGAAGGAGGGAATCTACTTCCTAACAGAAGAAATCATTGATCCTCTTTGGAATCTTAATGATCCTGCCAAACTCAGAAAAATTCGGAAACGTGCGAATGTCAAACGTTGTTTCAAACAATATGAAGCAAGAGGCGATTTTCGTTATGAGCGTATTTTAGATAAGGAAAGGATGGAGGAATTGCTGAACGAATTTGCAAAGCAAAGCGATTTCAAAAAAGAAGCCATCTTCAATCGTAGACTTTTTGAAAATGATCCTCATATCAAGGATTTTCTGATAGACATGCAAGACTATCCGGATATGAATCATTTCTCTGTGCTGTGGCTGGATGATAAGCCCATAGGCTTCAACCATGGAGTCGTAGAGGGAAATCAGATGTGTCTGGCTGGTTATACCAGCTATGATCCTTCTGAAAGCCGCAATTCACCCGGCAAGCTTCACCTCATTGAGCTAGCACGGATATCCACAGAAGAAGGATATGAAAGGATAGACCTCACTCCGGGCAAGGATGCCTATAAATCCCGCTTTGCCAATGAAAGCAGAGAGGTCCAAAAAATTGATTTTTATTTCAGTAAAAAGGAATTCCTCAAAGCCCGTCTGGAAAGAAAAATAAAGGAAATATCTACTACTGCCCTGGGACAAATGGGGATAAGTCAGTATGACCTGAAATTCTGGAAAATTGACTTTTTGGCATGGATAGATGAGGTCAATACACTGGGAATTGGTCCTAGCCTGAAAAGAATCGGAAGCTGGTTCAATAATTCAGAAGAGACCGAGGTGTACAAGGCGATTGATATGAGAAGGGAAAGCGAGAAAATGGAATTGCCGGAAGGATATGAAATCCTGAAAAATGATTACCACTGCCTACTGGAATATGAAGGGGGAAAGGGATTGGTTCCTCGAAGGGAACTTTTTCAGGAAGCCCTCAACCGATTTGCAAGAGGGGATGATTTCTATTCCTTGGTGAAAGATTCGAAGATTGTTTTTGCTGCTTGGCTGAGAAATGGAAAATACGCGCTGAGGTTTCCCGGAACTCTTCACGATCATCAATTCCCCGAAGCCAGCAGGATTGTATATGATCCCAAAAGCTATCAATCAGATTTTAATACGGACACACTTTTTCCTTTCTATGAGTTTATTGTTCAAGACTGTCTGGATAGAGGTTTTGTAGAACTGTATTTTGCCTTTGCATCTCGTGCAGAGTTATCCGACCGTTTTAAAGAGCTACGTGATTTGAGGAAATACCTGCAAATCGAAGACCGGCGATTGCTTCGAATTTTTGGACATAGCCTGGCAAAAGACTACACGATAAAAGACGAAATTTTATCTGATTCAAAAACTGAGCCCAATCCCTCCTCATCCCATAAAAGAACTAAGGGAAGAGGGAGAAGAAATCTGGAAAAACAGGTCGGCTAA
- a CDS encoding glycosyltransferase family 4 protein, producing MRILIINDTLTMGGKERRLVELLTGLQEYPDVQVGLTLFARTEDYPEIKKAFPQVFEMDVELFFLKRKTKKDLSLFKQFYKVYRDFQPDLVHSWGAMSSIYSLPSVILNKKKIISAIIADAPKDMGWSDSRYFRAKLVYPFSDLVLANSKAGLHAYDAPMHKSDCVYNGFDFRRIDKLPDESCVREQLGIKTEKLVAMVAGFFDRKDFATYVKAAQEVLDKREDVSFLAIGEGPTLPEVKALVADKHKDRILFPGHQSRIEETINLINIGVLSTNSLVHGEGISNSILEYMAMSKPVIASSGGGTDEIVVHGETGYLVQPSQVSELAGRIHELLDDPLLCEEMGQKAYKRVFEHFNLNKMAKRYYDIYQKVLHN from the coding sequence ATGCGCATACTGATCATCAACGATACCTTGACGATGGGAGGCAAGGAGAGACGCCTTGTCGAATTGCTAACTGGCTTGCAGGAATATCCGGATGTGCAAGTAGGCCTGACACTCTTTGCCAGGACTGAAGATTATCCGGAAATAAAGAAAGCTTTTCCCCAGGTTTTCGAGATGGACGTGGAGCTGTTTTTCCTCAAACGCAAGACTAAGAAAGACCTTAGTCTTTTCAAGCAATTCTATAAAGTCTATCGGGATTTCCAACCTGATTTGGTTCATAGTTGGGGAGCTATGTCTTCTATCTATTCTTTGCCGAGCGTCATCTTAAATAAGAAGAAAATAATCAGTGCGATCATTGCTGATGCTCCCAAAGATATGGGTTGGTCAGATTCTCGTTATTTTCGGGCGAAACTGGTTTATCCTTTTTCTGATTTGGTACTAGCCAATTCTAAAGCGGGCCTTCACGCCTATGACGCTCCGATGCACAAATCTGATTGTGTATATAATGGTTTTGATTTTCGCAGGATTGATAAGCTCCCAGATGAGAGTTGTGTTAGGGAACAGCTAGGAATAAAAACAGAGAAACTTGTCGCTATGGTAGCAGGTTTCTTTGATAGAAAAGACTTTGCTACTTATGTAAAAGCGGCTCAGGAAGTATTGGATAAACGGGAGGATGTAAGCTTCCTGGCAATTGGAGAAGGCCCTACTTTGCCAGAAGTAAAAGCTTTGGTAGCCGACAAGCACAAAGACCGCATACTTTTCCCGGGTCATCAAAGCCGCATTGAGGAAACCATAAATCTGATTAATATAGGTGTATTGAGTACCAATTCTCTGGTACATGGAGAAGGAATCTCCAATTCAATTCTGGAATATATGGCTATGTCAAAGCCGGTCATTGCTTCCTCAGGAGGAGGAACTGATGAGATTGTCGTGCATGGGGAAACCGGCTATTTGGTACAGCCCTCACAAGTTTCTGAATTGGCTGGACGCATCCACGAATTACTTGACGATCCGCTCTTATGTGAAGAAATGGGGCAGAAAGCTTATAAAAGAGTGTTTGAACACTTTAACCTAAATAAAATGGCAAAGCGATACTATGACATTTATCAGAAAGTATTGCATAATTAG
- a CDS encoding EamA family transporter gives MKKALVSSNLILFAIPAMIWGSTWYAITFQLGNVPPIYSVSYRFILAGVIFISYCLLRKISLKFSLKQHRWILSQALFLFGFNYLFTYYSEQYIASGLVAIIFSLVIFLNVLFGRIFLKTPIKKQVLIGASLGLLGTFLVFQPELAKVETGDKTGLGVLLCMAGVVMASLGNITSAYNQKQDLPVIPTTAIGMMYGGVFMFGLALLSGNPPTFDTSASYIISLVYLSIIGSIVAFTAYLTLIGKIGADRAAYALVVVPVIAILISIIFEDYKISLMPIIGIVILLAGNVFALRK, from the coding sequence ATGAAGAAAGCCCTTGTTTCTAGCAACCTCATCCTCTTCGCCATCCCGGCCATGATCTGGGGGTCCACCTGGTATGCCATTACCTTTCAATTGGGAAATGTACCCCCCATCTACTCTGTAAGCTACCGCTTTATCCTGGCGGGAGTAATTTTCATTAGCTATTGCCTGCTTAGGAAGATTTCCCTGAAATTTAGCCTAAAACAACACAGATGGATTTTGAGCCAGGCCCTTTTCCTCTTTGGATTCAACTACCTCTTTACGTACTATTCTGAACAATATATAGCCAGTGGCCTGGTCGCCATCATTTTTTCCCTCGTCATTTTCCTAAATGTCCTCTTTGGACGGATATTCCTCAAAACCCCTATCAAAAAACAGGTCCTCATCGGCGCCAGCCTGGGGCTTCTCGGAACCTTTCTCGTTTTTCAGCCAGAACTCGCCAAAGTTGAGACAGGTGATAAAACAGGACTAGGAGTTCTGTTGTGTATGGCTGGAGTTGTCATGGCATCTCTGGGAAACATTACTTCTGCTTACAATCAAAAACAGGATTTGCCAGTGATCCCCACTACCGCTATCGGCATGATGTACGGAGGGGTATTCATGTTTGGCCTGGCATTGCTCAGTGGGAATCCTCCTACTTTTGACACCTCAGCCTCCTATATCATTTCTCTGGTCTATCTTTCTATCATAGGGTCTATCGTAGCATTCACTGCTTACCTTACCCTAATCGGCAAAATTGGTGCGGATCGAGCAGCATATGCCCTGGTAGTGGTACCCGTAATTGCGATTCTGATCTCCATCATTTTCGAAGATTATAAAATAAGTCTTATGCCCATTATAGGGATTGTAATTCTACTCGCAGGAAATGTATTTGCCTTAAGAAAGTAA
- a CDS encoding DUF885 domain-containing protein, whose protein sequence is MKTTLRINLNSFLIFLLSAFLVFPLAGEAQERSEALHKIFQAEQDFRKERNKKWKEDWPYYTEEFIVEELLNLTIWEQDLAKINVKSLNQSDQINWELFRHTLEDRIFNLKYQSYLMPLNSEGGFITGILYNIQSLRLRNTEAQESYLRKLAALPAYLARQQALLEEGLEKKITVPKIIVEKCLNIIEGFAETPADQSVFVKPFDGFEAEDNGYLRAVELLEAEIIPAYKKFYEYVKGTYLRKTRESIAARELPEGAAYYEQRVRFFTTLDISPEEVFETGQSEVARIRGEMEEIIEELDFEGSFADFLEFLRTDPQFYPKSPEELLHKAAWISKRAEAFLPRYFGNLPRMPFTVEPVPAAIAPNYTGGRYSEGNYKTGKPGAFWVNTYALHTRPLYVLPALALHEGVPGHHTQIMLSSEIKDVPAFRRNTYLSAFGEGWALYAEYLGKEAGIYQTPYEHFGRLTYEMWRACRLVVDVGMHYKGWTRQEALDFMAENTALSLHEVETEIDRYIGWPAQAVSYKMGEISIRKLRKEAEEALGEKFDIREFHDEVLKNGSIPMLSLQRIIRKYIEQKQK, encoded by the coding sequence ATGAAAACTACGCTACGAATCAATTTAAATAGCTTTCTCATCTTCCTGCTATCTGCATTTCTTGTTTTTCCCCTTGCGGGAGAAGCACAGGAGCGCTCGGAAGCTTTGCATAAAATCTTTCAGGCTGAACAGGATTTTCGGAAGGAGAGGAACAAAAAATGGAAGGAAGATTGGCCATATTATACAGAAGAATTTATTGTAGAGGAATTGTTGAATCTGACTATTTGGGAACAAGACTTGGCCAAGATCAATGTCAAAAGCCTAAATCAAAGTGACCAAATCAATTGGGAGCTCTTTCGACATACACTTGAGGATCGCATCTTTAATTTGAAATATCAGTCTTATCTCATGCCGCTGAATTCAGAGGGGGGATTCATAACGGGCATCTTATATAATATCCAGTCTCTCCGGCTAAGGAATACGGAGGCCCAGGAATCCTATCTGAGGAAGTTAGCAGCCTTGCCAGCCTATCTCGCACGTCAGCAGGCCTTATTGGAGGAAGGACTCGAAAAGAAAATCACTGTGCCGAAGATAATCGTGGAGAAATGCTTGAATATCATAGAAGGTTTTGCTGAAACTCCTGCCGATCAAAGTGTATTTGTGAAACCATTTGATGGTTTTGAAGCAGAAGATAATGGCTATTTGCGAGCCGTTGAACTGCTTGAGGCAGAGATTATTCCTGCCTATAAGAAGTTTTATGAATACGTAAAGGGGACTTATCTGAGAAAAACCCGGGAAAGTATAGCTGCCCGAGAACTCCCGGAGGGAGCTGCTTATTATGAGCAAAGGGTTCGGTTTTTTACTACCCTGGATATCAGCCCGGAAGAAGTTTTTGAGACGGGGCAGTCAGAAGTGGCCAGAATCAGGGGAGAAATGGAGGAAATCATAGAAGAACTTGATTTCGAAGGGAGTTTTGCGGACTTCCTGGAGTTTTTGAGAACTGACCCCCAGTTTTATCCTAAAAGCCCGGAAGAACTTTTGCATAAAGCCGCCTGGATATCCAAAAGAGCGGAGGCCTTCCTCCCTCGATATTTTGGCAATCTGCCTCGGATGCCTTTTACGGTAGAACCCGTTCCTGCTGCCATTGCCCCCAATTATACGGGAGGTAGATATTCAGAAGGAAATTATAAGACAGGTAAACCCGGAGCTTTTTGGGTGAATACCTATGCCCTCCATACACGACCTTTGTATGTTTTGCCTGCACTAGCGCTGCATGAAGGAGTGCCCGGACATCATACTCAAATTATGCTTTCCTCAGAAATCAAAGATGTTCCTGCCTTTAGAAGGAATACTTATTTGAGTGCTTTTGGTGAAGGCTGGGCCTTGTATGCCGAATATCTGGGGAAGGAAGCCGGAATCTATCAAACCCCTTATGAGCACTTTGGTCGACTGACCTATGAAATGTGGAGGGCATGCAGATTGGTGGTAGATGTAGGCATGCATTATAAAGGATGGACACGTCAAGAGGCCCTTGATTTTATGGCTGAAAATACGGCTCTATCCCTCCATGAAGTGGAAACGGAGATCGATCGTTATATTGGTTGGCCTGCTCAGGCAGTATCTTATAAAATGGGAGAAATCAGCATAAGAAAACTCCGAAAAGAAGCGGAGGAAGCCCTGGGAGAAAAATTTGATATCAGGGAGTTTCATGACGAGGTGCTAAAAAATGGCTCCATTCCTATGTTGAGCCTACAAAGAATTATTCGGAAATATATTGAACAGAAGCAAAAGTAA